The genomic DNA GTCGAGTGCTCGGTCGTACAGCGGGTCCAGCGCACGCTGGGCGATCACCGAGGCGCGTGCCTCGTCGAGGGCCACGCGACAGCCCGCGCCGCGCAGCACGCCCCACTGCGCGGCCATCTCGGCGACCATCGTCTCGTTGAATCCGTCGATCGCGGTGCGGGACTGCGACAGGTCCGGCGCCGCGGTCGGGGCGACGGCGGGATCGAACTTCCACTGCCCGAAGCGGGTGAACTGGATGCCCTCGGTCGCGTGGATCTGGTTCTCGAACGCCCGCCGCACGTAGGCCTCGTCGATCCCGCGCGTGCGCGCGTCGGCGCCCACGGCGTCGAGCACCTGCCCCACGCGGGCGGGATCCACGATCTGACCGCCGTCCACCCACTTGGACGCCGCGACGGGGTCGGCCGTCAGCAGGCGCTGGGCGGCAGTGTCGACGAGCCGGAACAGCGGTCCGGGCTCGTCGGCGTGGGCGGCGGGGACGGCGCCGCACACTGCGACGACGAGCCCGATGGTCAGCAAGACTCTGCGTTTCACGGCGTCGATCATCCGCCAAGACGCCGTGCGGTCGCCATCGATCGGGCGCGTCCGCCCCACCGACCAGTTAGTTGACGGCTGTCGAGTCCGGTTATCCTGCTCGCATGACTCGGCAGAAGATCCTCATCACCGGCGCCAGCTCGGGGCTGGGCGCGGGCATGGCTCGCCAGTTCGCCGCCAAGGGCCGCGACCTCGCGCTGTGCGCCCGTCGCACCGAGAACCTCGAGGAACTCAAGGCCGAGCTGACGGCGAAGTACCCGGCCATCACCGTGGCCGTCGCGTCGCTCGACGTCAACGACC from Mycolicibacterium arabiense includes the following:
- a CDS encoding chorismate mutase, which gives rise to MKRRVLLTIGLVVAVCGAVPAAHADEPGPLFRLVDTAAQRLLTADPVAASKWVDGGQIVDPARVGQVLDAVGADARTRGIDEAYVRRAFENQIHATEGIQFTRFGQWKFDPAVAPTAAPDLSQSRTAIDGFNETMVAEMAAQWGVLRGAGCRVALDEARASVIAQRALDPLYDRALDVATGSYCG